The nucleotide window AAATTGCGATATATCCAGTAGATATTGTAAAGGCCAAAAGACGAGACTGAAAGCACAATTACGTGCCAGGCTGGAATCTGTCTGGAATCACGCTCAAAAGAGAGTTCCTTTTTTTGAGCTTCGCCTTTTGTGGCTTTTGACTTATCTGAATTTTCTGTATTTTTGGCGGTCATTGTCGAATAACTTGGTCTATTGTGCTCTTAGCATCTGATTCTTACACATTGAAAGTGAGAATTGCGTCAACATGGTCGATCTTGTCGCAAGATTATTGATAATCTATCAGGATACATTTGTGCGTGCCGCGCTTGACTATAATCCTTACCAATAGGGTTGTGAAGTGATGGCGAATCTTGGGTTTCAGACTTAAGGCGCTAAAGAAGGAAAATAAGAGCATGGTCAATTCTGTAATTTTGGTAGGTAGAGCCGGACGCGATCCGGAGATGCGTTACTTTGAGTCTGGTCGGGTCAAAACAACTTTTAGTCTGGCTGTAAATAGACCTACTAAAGAAAAAGAAACTGACTGGTTTGACATTGAGATCTGGGGACGCCAGGCTGAAATCGCTGGTGAGTATGTACGCAAAGGCTCACTAATTGGTGTCGAGGGTCGTCTGGACTTTAATAGATGGACAGATGATGGTGGCAACAAAAACGTCAAACCAATAGTCAATGCTCAAAACCTCCGTCTGCTTGGTAGCAAGCGCGATAGTGGTGGCGATTCGTTTGATAGCAACTAGTCTGTGGATAAACCTGTTTACACTACTCCTCAGCTAATCGACTATTTAATAGTCGTTGTCTATTTTGTTTTTGTGTTGGGCGTGGGCTTTAAGCTCAAAAAGAACATGAAAACAGCCGAGGATTTTTTGCTGGCAGGACACCACAGTGGCAAGGGTGCTCAGGGCATACCCAGCTGGGTCACCGGATTAGCCTTTTTGTCGGCTAATCTTGGTGCCATTGAGGTCATGGGTATGGCCGCCAATGCTGCTCAATACGGCATTATGACAGCGCACTTTTTATTGGCTGGGAGCAATCCCAGCCATGGTGTTTTTGGCTGTCTTTATGATGCCCTTTTACTATAAGAGCAAAATCCGCTCTGTACCTGAGTATCTGCGCAAACGTTTTAACGAGCCGACGCGAGCATTTAACGCTTTTTCGTTTGCCATCATGACAGTGCT belongs to Candidatus Obscuribacter sp. and includes:
- the ssb gene encoding single-stranded DNA-binding protein; this encodes MVNSVILVGRAGRDPEMRYFESGRVKTTFSLAVNRPTKEKETDWFDIEIWGRQAEIAGEYVRKGSLIGVEGRLDFNRWTDDGGNKNVKPIVNAQNLRLLGSKRDSGGDSFDSN